From the Labrus mixtus chromosome 17, fLabMix1.1, whole genome shotgun sequence genome, one window contains:
- the stoml2 gene encoding stomatin-like protein 2, mitochondrial, with translation MLRTLCRAGGALLKQSQCTAPRLWITPAQQRWASSLPMNTVVLFVPQQEAWVVERMGRFHRILEPGLNFLIPLLDRVRYVQSLKEIVIDVPEQSAVSLDNVTLQIDGVLYLRILDPFKASYGVEDPEYAVTQLAQTTMRSELGKLTLDKVFRERECLNSNIVHSINQASDDWGIRCLRYEIKDIHVPPRVKESMQMQVEAERKKRATVLESEGTREAAINVAEGQKQAQILASEGEKAENINKAAGEAQAIMAKAEAKAKAICVLSEALTEHNGNAAASLSVAEQYVSAFSNLAKESNTILLPSNSGDITGMVTQAMSIYGTLAKTNQKAAVEKKSEEHVKQSTSTQ, from the exons ATGTTACGGACTCTGTGTCGGGCCGGCGGAGCTCTTCTGAAG CAAAGCCAGTGCACAGCACCGAGGTTGTGGATCACACCAGCCCAGCAGCGATGGGCGTCCAGCCTCCCCATGAACACCGTGGTCCTGTTTGTGCCCCAACAGGAAGCCTGGGTGGTTGAGAGAATGGGTCGCTTCCATCGGATCTTGGAGCCG GGTTTAAACTTCCTCATACCTTTACTTGACCGAGTTCGCTATGTGCAAAGTCTCAAAGAGATCGTTATTGATGTCCCAGAGCAGTCTGCAGTATCTCTAG ATAATGTAACACTACAGATTGATGGAGTGCTCTACTTAAGGATCCTGGACCCCTTTAAG GCCAGCTACGGTGTGGAGGATCCAGAGTATGCAGTCACACAGTTGGCACAGACCACCATGAGGTCAGAACTGGGAAAACTCACACTGGACAAAGTGTTCAGG GAAAGGGAGTGCCTGAACTCCAACATCGTCCATTCCATCAACCAGGCTTCAGATGATTGGGGAATCCGGTGTCTTCGTTATGAAATCAAAGATATACACGTTCCGCCTCGTGTCAAGGAATCCATGCAGATGCAG GTGGAGGCGGAACGGAAGAAGAGAGCCACAGTGCTGGAGTCTGAAGGGACGAGGGAAGCAGCCATTAACGTCGCAGAGGGTCAAAAACAAGCTCAGATTCTGGCATCAGAGGGTGAAAAGGCTGAAAACATCAATAAAGCGGCTG GTGAGGCCCAAGCCATCATGGCAAAAGCAGAAGCGAAGGCAAAAGCTATTTGTGTGCTGTCAGAGGCTCTGACTGAACAT AATGGAAATGCAGCCGCTTCTCTGAGTGTGGCCGAGCAGTACGTGTCTGCTTTCTCCAACCTCGCCAAAGAGTCCAACACCATCCTTCTGCCCTCCAATTCCGGCGACATTACCGGAATGGTCACACAG GCTATGAGCATTTATGGCACATTGGCAAAGACGAACCAGAAAGCAGCGGTGGAGAAAAAGAGCGAAGAGCATGTGAAGCAGTCTACATCAACCCAATAA